One genomic segment of bacterium includes these proteins:
- a CDS encoding CBS domain-containing protein yields the protein MRARELMSTPVVTVHPEASLKELAELMVAHSISGVPVVDRGGALLGVVSESDVMEKIEGAIADEAEAGLPRLLTVLAKALDGSPKTTARSVADLMTTRVVSAGPDATVQELVHLMITYDVNRIPIVEAGRLEGIVTRADILRTLVRPDAAIATDLRWRIAHELWINPDALEISCRGGVVTLAGVVDTHADAELVRRWAARTEGVVGVDDRDLRYALDERRIPVRTDSLR from the coding sequence ATGCGCGCGCGCGAGTTGATGAGCACCCCGGTTGTCACGGTGCACCCGGAGGCGTCGCTCAAAGAGCTGGCGGAACTGATGGTGGCGCACAGCATCAGCGGCGTACCCGTCGTCGACCGCGGCGGCGCGCTGCTGGGTGTCGTATCCGAGTCGGACGTGATGGAGAAGATCGAGGGGGCCATCGCGGACGAGGCCGAAGCCGGGCTCCCCCGCCTCCTGACGGTGCTGGCCAAGGCGCTGGACGGCTCGCCGAAGACCACCGCGAGGTCGGTGGCCGACTTGATGACGACGCGCGTGGTGAGCGCGGGTCCCGACGCGACCGTGCAGGAGCTCGTGCACCTGATGATTACCTACGACGTCAATCGGATTCCGATCGTCGAGGCGGGACGGCTCGAGGGCATCGTGACCCGCGCCGACATTCTGCGCACGCTGGTCCGGCCCGACGCGGCCATCGCAACCGACCTTCGCTGGCGGATCGCGCACGAGCTGTGGATCAATCCGGACGCGCTCGAAATCTCCTGCCGCGGCGGCGTGGTGACGCTGGCCGGAGTCGTGGACACGCACGCGGATGCCGAACTGGTCCGGCGGTGGGCCGCCAGGACGGAAGGCGTGGTCGGCGTCGATGACCGGGATCTTCGGTACGCGCTCGACGAGCGCCGGATTCCGGTTCGCACCGACAGCCTGCGCTGA
- a CDS encoding transcriptional repressor — MAAFRAQDRNITAQRMAVFQALERAEGHPTAEGLHGRIRRTVPGLALKTVYAILHELAELRLVAPLPLPGGATHWEQNTTPHGHLVCDVCRRVVDLPVDPTVLMPLVRQAARGFDARGASLIVHGRCERCAAT, encoded by the coding sequence GTGGCCGCCTTCCGAGCGCAGGACCGCAACATCACGGCCCAACGGATGGCCGTGTTCCAGGCGCTCGAGCGGGCCGAGGGCCATCCCACGGCGGAAGGGCTTCACGGCCGCATCCGGCGTACCGTGCCGGGCCTCGCGCTGAAGACGGTCTATGCGATTCTGCACGAACTGGCGGAACTGCGTCTGGTCGCGCCTCTCCCTCTTCCCGGAGGGGCGACGCACTGGGAGCAGAACACAACTCCCCACGGCCACCTCGTCTGCGACGTCTGCCGGCGGGTGGTGGATCTGCCGGTGGATCCCACAGTGCTGATGCCTCTCGTCCGGCAGGCCGCCCGCGGCTTCGACGCGCGAGGCGCGTCGCTGATCGTGCACGGACGGTGTGAGCGGTGCGCAGCGACTTGA
- a CDS encoding OsmC family protein, producing MRAHPPIGRPRGGEVSAMQMHVQAQWTSGMRFEGANADGLRAVMDADPQHGGTAGGPSPMETLMLALAGCTGMDVIPILQKMRAPVDRFTIEVTADRAGTHPKVLTAIHLRYVAAGPGLRVDQVEKAVALSQDTYCSVSAMLRKAAPVTYDTTVIDTHAEQPSLAAPAR from the coding sequence GTGCGAGCGCACCCGCCAATCGGCCGCCCCCGCGGCGGCGAGGTGAGCGCGATGCAGATGCACGTGCAGGCGCAGTGGACGTCCGGAATGCGGTTTGAGGGCGCCAACGCAGACGGGCTCCGCGCTGTGATGGACGCCGATCCTCAGCACGGCGGCACCGCCGGCGGACCGTCGCCGATGGAGACGCTGATGCTGGCCCTGGCCGGCTGCACCGGCATGGACGTCATCCCGATTCTTCAGAAAATGCGCGCGCCCGTCGATCGGTTCACGATCGAGGTGACGGCGGATCGAGCCGGCACGCATCCCAAAGTGCTGACCGCGATCCATCTGCGGTATGTGGCCGCGGGACCCGGGCTCCGGGTCGACCAGGTGGAGAAAGCGGTCGCCCTCTCCCAAGACACATACTGCTCGGTGTCCGCGATGCTGCGTAAGGCCGCTCCGGTCACGTATGACACGACGGTCATTGACACCCACGCCGAGCAACCGAGCCTCGCCGCTCCGGCGCGATAG
- a CDS encoding response regulator transcription factor, giving the protein MVQSGKRTDDEVPPVPAPARGKIRVLLADDHAIVRQGVKMILSNEPDIDVVGEAEDGLEAVEMAKKLKPDVAVLDISMPGINGIEATRQIKAALPNAHTLALTMHDDDTYVFQLLKAGGSGYVLKRAAATDLVQAIHAVRRGEAFLYPSVAKAVVADYLKRLESGEGREHYDGLTEREREILTLVAEGATNQEISQKLFISVKTVQTHRTHIMEKLNLHDRTMLVRYAIRKGLIEA; this is encoded by the coding sequence ATGGTACAATCGGGCAAGCGAACCGACGACGAGGTGCCTCCTGTGCCGGCCCCGGCCCGCGGCAAGATCCGAGTGCTCTTGGCCGACGACCACGCGATCGTCCGCCAGGGCGTCAAGATGATCCTGAGCAACGAGCCGGACATCGATGTCGTCGGCGAGGCCGAGGACGGGCTCGAGGCCGTCGAGATGGCGAAGAAGCTCAAGCCCGACGTCGCGGTCCTCGACATCAGCATGCCGGGCATCAACGGGATCGAGGCGACGCGCCAGATCAAGGCCGCGCTGCCGAACGCACACACGCTCGCGCTCACGATGCACGACGACGACACCTACGTGTTCCAGCTCCTCAAGGCCGGCGGCTCCGGGTACGTGCTCAAGCGCGCCGCGGCGACCGATCTCGTGCAGGCCATTCACGCCGTGCGGCGCGGCGAGGCGTTCCTCTATCCCTCCGTCGCGAAGGCGGTCGTCGCGGACTACCTGAAGCGGCTGGAGAGCGGCGAAGGCCGCGAACACTACGACGGCCTGACGGAGCGGGAGCGGGAAATCCTCACCCTCGTCGCCGAAGGCGCCACCAACCAGGAAATCTCGCAGAAGCTGTTCATCAGCGTCAAGACCGTGCAGACACACCGCACCCACATCATGGAAAAGCTGAACCTGCACGACCGGACGATGCTCGTCCGGTACGCGATTCGCAAGGGGCTCATCGAAGCCTGA
- a CDS encoding metal-sensing transcriptional repressor translates to MPATLRLDKDVETAIQTRLRRIEGQVAGLQRMLETGRDCAEIAQQVAAARAALDRVAIDLVAAGLERCLRMELNGQPQAAATLNKLKKTFLMLK, encoded by the coding sequence ATGCCCGCAACGTTGCGGCTGGACAAGGACGTCGAAACGGCGATCCAGACCCGGCTCCGGCGAATCGAAGGCCAAGTGGCCGGGCTGCAGCGGATGCTGGAAACCGGGCGGGATTGCGCCGAGATCGCGCAGCAAGTCGCGGCGGCCCGCGCCGCGCTCGATCGCGTGGCCATCGATCTGGTCGCGGCGGGCCTCGAACGTTGCCTCCGCATGGAGCTGAATGGGCAGCCGCAGGCCGCGGCGACCCTCAACAAACTGAAGAAGACCTTCTTGATGCTCAAATAA
- a CDS encoding twin-arginine translocation signal domain-containing protein encodes MRSDLTAARTSPLTRRAFLQRAGAAAGLAALGSPALPRSPADAAPPSTARDATSKPRLVAFIANSLSDTVTLADGQSLEPFGTLRVGREPHKFHRSLQGGSVYSCNTTSNEMIEIDLRTLRPVRRIPILDPYNITFTADGRHLYKVAFRYTFVEIHDARTFRRVKRIETGRRPSHFALSDDRGWYVNANQYSNVVTVIDTRSMTLIHRLPVDPLPAGVALSPDARHLFVASGGAGTVTVFATDEWKLTKRVHSGKDAHEMIMTRDGRTIYVTNRAEDTVSAFDVPHQRVAAKFHVPGGPDMPTLSPDESRLWVSGRYGDTATVIDTRTLRILNTFPTGRSPHGVFLTRTPA; translated from the coding sequence GTGCGCAGCGACTTGACCGCCGCCCGCACGTCCCCCCTCACCCGCCGGGCGTTCCTACAACGGGCCGGGGCCGCCGCGGGCCTCGCCGCCCTCGGATCACCTGCGCTCCCACGATCACCGGCCGATGCCGCCCCGCCTTCGACCGCCCGCGACGCGACGTCGAAGCCGAGGCTCGTGGCCTTCATCGCGAACAGTCTCAGCGACACCGTGACGCTCGCGGATGGGCAGTCCCTGGAACCGTTCGGGACGCTGCGCGTGGGGCGCGAGCCGCACAAATTCCACCGGAGCCTCCAGGGCGGCTCCGTCTACAGCTGCAACACCACGAGCAACGAGATGATCGAGATCGACCTTCGTACGCTGCGGCCGGTCCGGCGCATCCCGATCCTCGACCCCTACAACATCACGTTCACGGCGGACGGCCGCCATCTCTACAAGGTGGCCTTCCGCTACACGTTCGTCGAGATCCATGACGCGCGTACGTTTCGCCGCGTCAAACGGATCGAGACGGGCCGCCGGCCGAGTCACTTCGCGCTGAGCGATGATCGTGGCTGGTACGTCAACGCGAACCAGTATTCGAACGTTGTGACCGTGATTGACACCCGCAGCATGACCCTGATCCACCGCCTCCCGGTCGATCCGCTGCCGGCGGGAGTGGCGCTGTCGCCGGATGCGCGGCATCTTTTCGTCGCGAGCGGCGGCGCCGGGACCGTCACCGTGTTCGCGACCGACGAGTGGAAACTCACAAAACGCGTTCACAGCGGCAAGGACGCGCACGAGATGATCATGACGCGCGACGGCCGCACGATCTACGTCACGAACCGGGCCGAAGATACAGTCAGCGCCTTCGACGTGCCGCATCAGCGGGTGGCGGCGAAGTTCCACGTTCCCGGGGGCCCCGATATGCCGACGCTGAGCCCCGACGAGTCGCGGTTGTGGGTGTCGGGACGGTACGGCGACACGGCCACGGTGATCGACACCCGCACCCTGCGCATCCTCAACACCTTTCCCACCGGGCGTTCTCCCCACGGAGTGTTCCTGACCCGCACGCCTGCGTAA
- a CDS encoding universal stress protein: MDTPLTGPVVLVPTDLSQASVGAATYAADLARRLGGTLVLLRVLLPREVEEGLDQGKFVDQQMDEGRVYLRWWFTTFVPAEARRTVQLHEFVAVGHPEDEIPAVAETLKAAMVVMATHARAGFRRAVLGSVAEAVVRHSPCPVMMLRGAPQTWAVATPQTARDRLAAAKAS, translated from the coding sequence ATGGATACTCCGCTGACTGGGCCTGTGGTGCTCGTACCGACCGATCTATCGCAGGCGTCCGTCGGTGCCGCGACGTACGCCGCCGATCTTGCGCGCCGGCTGGGCGGCACGCTCGTGCTGCTGAGAGTGCTTCTGCCGCGCGAGGTCGAGGAGGGCCTGGATCAGGGCAAATTCGTCGACCAGCAAATGGACGAAGGCCGCGTGTACCTGCGCTGGTGGTTCACCACATTCGTGCCGGCGGAGGCGCGGCGGACGGTCCAGCTCCACGAATTCGTCGCCGTCGGCCATCCCGAGGATGAGATCCCCGCGGTCGCCGAGACGCTGAAGGCCGCCATGGTGGTCATGGCGACCCACGCCCGGGCCGGATTCCGGCGGGCCGTGCTCGGCAGCGTGGCCGAGGCCGTGGTGCGCCATTCGCCGTGCCCGGTCATGATGTTGCGCGGCGCCCCGCAGACCTGGGCCGTCGCGACGCCCCAGACGGCGCGCGACCGGCTGGCCGCGGCAAAAGCTTCGTAG